One Pseudomonas sp. MH9.2 DNA segment encodes these proteins:
- the rluC gene encoding 23S rRNA pseudouridine(955/2504/2580) synthase RluC, whose amino-acid sequence MTNIAPPTSGVQLVEVAPELAGQRIDNFLFTYLKGVPKTLIYRILRKGEVRVNKGRIKPEYKLKGGDIIRVPPLRLPERDEPVPVAQGLLQRLEAAIVYEDKALIVLNKPAGIAVHGGSGLNYGVIEAFRQMRPDAKELELVHRLDRDTSGLLMIAKKRSMLRHLHEALRGDGVDKRYMALVRGRWETAQKRVNAPLLKSNLRSGERMVEVNDEGKEALTIFKVLRRFGDFATMIEAKPVTGRTHQIRVHTLHAGHCIAGDTKYGDEDFSREIRDLGGKRLFLHAYMLTVPLPDGGELKLQAPVDDMWAKTVERLSAP is encoded by the coding sequence ATGACGAATATTGCCCCCCCAACCTCCGGCGTCCAGCTGGTTGAGGTTGCGCCGGAACTTGCCGGTCAACGCATCGATAACTTTCTATTCACCTATCTCAAGGGCGTTCCCAAGACCTTGATTTATCGCATTTTGCGCAAAGGCGAAGTGCGGGTGAACAAAGGTCGGATCAAACCTGAGTACAAGCTGAAAGGTGGCGACATCATTCGCGTCCCGCCTTTGCGCCTGCCTGAGCGTGACGAACCCGTGCCTGTGGCTCAGGGGCTGTTACAGCGCCTGGAGGCGGCCATTGTCTACGAAGACAAGGCGCTGATCGTGCTGAACAAGCCTGCCGGCATCGCTGTGCATGGCGGTAGCGGTCTGAATTACGGGGTGATCGAAGCCTTTCGTCAGATGCGTCCGGACGCCAAGGAGCTGGAGCTGGTCCATCGGCTCGATCGGGACACGTCTGGCCTGCTGATGATTGCAAAAAAACGCAGCATGCTCCGTCATCTGCATGAAGCATTGCGCGGTGATGGTGTTGATAAACGTTATATGGCCTTGGTCCGTGGCCGCTGGGAGACGGCTCAGAAGCGCGTAAACGCACCATTGCTCAAGAGTAACCTGCGGTCCGGCGAGCGCATGGTCGAGGTCAACGATGAGGGCAAGGAGGCGCTGACGATTTTCAAGGTGCTGCGTCGCTTCGGTGATTTTGCCACCATGATCGAGGCTAAACCCGTCACCGGGCGTACGCACCAGATTCGTGTCCACACCTTGCACGCCGGACATTGCATCGCAGGCGACACCAAATACGGCGATGAAGACTTCAGTCGTGAAATTCGTGATCTGGGCGGCAAGCGCCTGTTCTTGCACGCCTACATGCTGACCGTGCCGTTGCCCGACGGTGGTGAGCTGAAGCTGCAAGCGCCAGTCGATGACATGTGGGCCAAAACCGTGGAGCGTTTGAGTGCGCCCTGA
- a CDS encoding HAD-IA family hydrolase: MRPDYKLLIFDWDGTLADSIGRIVEAMRTAAHLSDLAARDDFSIKGIIGLGLPEAIRTLYPEISPSLMTAFRDHYAQSYIALEAEPSPLFAGVVQSLEAFRVQGYQLAVATGKSRRGLDRVLSAHGWEDYFEITRAADETASKPDPLMLHEILRHCDVAPEEALMIGDSSFDLLMARNAGMDSVAVGYGAQTLASLREFEPRLAIESFPELHAWLGAR, encoded by the coding sequence GTGCGCCCTGATTATAAATTGCTGATTTTCGATTGGGACGGCACGCTGGCCGATTCCATTGGTCGTATCGTCGAGGCAATGCGTACTGCGGCGCATCTTAGTGATCTGGCCGCGCGCGATGATTTTTCGATCAAGGGCATCATTGGTCTGGGTTTGCCTGAAGCGATTCGCACGTTGTACCCCGAAATTTCTCCGAGCCTGATGACAGCTTTTCGTGATCACTATGCGCAAAGTTATATCGCGCTGGAGGCTGAGCCTTCGCCGTTGTTCGCGGGTGTCGTGCAGTCGCTCGAGGCGTTTCGTGTTCAGGGGTATCAGCTTGCAGTTGCCACGGGGAAGTCGCGCCGTGGCCTGGACCGGGTGCTGAGCGCGCATGGTTGGGAGGATTACTTCGAGATCACGCGTGCCGCCGATGAGACCGCGAGCAAGCCGGACCCTTTGATGCTGCACGAGATCCTTCGGCACTGCGATGTCGCACCCGAGGAAGCGCTGATGATCGGCGATTCATCGTTTGATTTATTGATGGCGCGGAACGCTGGCATGGATTCGGTGGCGGTGGGTTACGGTGCGCAAACACTGGCATCGCTGCGCGAATTCGAGCCGCGTCTGGCTATCGAGAGTTTTCCAGAGTTGCACGCCTGGTTGGGCGCGCGCTGA
- the plsX gene encoding phosphate acyltransferase PlsX has protein sequence MSAPIIAIDAMGGDFGPRSIVQASIACLFATPSLHLTLVGQAPLLEELIARHSGVDRSRLRVVNASEVIAMDERPSQALRSKPDSSMRVALGLLAEGQVQACVSAGNTGALMALSRFVLKTLPGIDRPAMIAAIPTQRGYCQLLDLGANVDCSAENLYQFAVMGAVAAEALGVPRPRVALLNIGTEDIKGNQQVKLAATLLQAAPGLNYIGFVEGDGVYRGEADVVVCDGFVGNILLKSSEGLATMIGARIESLFQQNVFTRVVGALALPMLKRLRADLAPARHNGASFLGLQGIVVKSHGAAGVQGFQSAIQRALIEIQENLPQRLGGRLEGLL, from the coding sequence TTGTCCGCTCCGATCATCGCGATTGACGCAATGGGTGGGGACTTCGGTCCCCGCAGCATTGTGCAGGCCAGTATCGCTTGTTTGTTCGCTACGCCCTCGCTGCACCTGACCCTCGTCGGTCAAGCCCCCCTTCTTGAAGAATTGATTGCTCGCCATTCCGGTGTGGATCGCTCACGTCTGCGTGTTGTAAACGCCAGCGAAGTGATCGCCATGGATGAGCGGCCTTCGCAGGCTTTGCGCAGTAAGCCTGATTCGTCGATGCGGGTGGCGTTGGGGTTGTTGGCCGAGGGCCAGGTTCAGGCTTGTGTGAGTGCGGGTAATACCGGGGCGCTGATGGCGCTGTCACGCTTTGTGCTCAAGACTTTGCCAGGCATTGATCGACCCGCGATGATCGCAGCCATCCCGACTCAGCGTGGTTATTGCCAGTTGCTGGACCTGGGAGCAAATGTCGATTGCAGTGCCGAAAACCTCTATCAGTTCGCCGTCATGGGTGCTGTCGCGGCTGAGGCCTTGGGCGTTCCCCGGCCTCGGGTGGCGTTGCTCAATATTGGCACCGAAGACATCAAGGGTAATCAGCAGGTCAAATTGGCGGCTACTCTGCTTCAGGCTGCGCCGGGTTTGAACTACATCGGCTTCGTCGAAGGTGATGGGGTGTACCGTGGCGAGGCTGATGTTGTGGTGTGCGACGGTTTTGTCGGTAATATCCTGCTCAAGTCAAGCGAGGGGCTGGCGACAATGATCGGCGCACGGATCGAATCGCTGTTCCAGCAGAATGTATTTACAAGGGTGGTGGGTGCTTTAGCGTTGCCCATGCTCAAGCGTTTGCGGGCCGACCTGGCGCCTGCACGGCATAATGGCGCGAGTTTTTTGGGTTTGCAGGGCATTGTCGTGAAAAGCCACGGCGCCGCAGGCGTGCAAGGCTTCCAGAGCGCGATTCAACGAGCGCTGATCGAAATACAGGAAAACCTCCCGCAACGCTTGGGTGGGCGTCTTGAGGGGCTGCTTTAG
- a CDS encoding nucleotidyltransferase family protein, with protein MSTTLCAVVLAAGQGSRYRAVAGADQDKLLAPCVGRDGIVRPVLEQVLLNLQAAVEKGAVDNCVLLTRPERLEVIELGLRYGCQVELLASGGMGDSIAAAVTAQPDHRGWLVVLGDMPFILPDTLVRVIGSLEEGSVSVPVSAGEYGHPVAFGRQFCLPLMALAGERGARRLFQAGRVREVPVDDPGVLWDVDTPASLVFTP; from the coding sequence TTGAGCACAACCCTGTGTGCTGTGGTGCTTGCCGCAGGGCAGGGCAGTCGCTATCGGGCCGTTGCCGGTGCGGATCAAGATAAGTTACTGGCTCCGTGTGTCGGGCGCGACGGAATTGTGCGCCCGGTGCTTGAGCAGGTGTTGCTGAACTTGCAAGCGGCTGTGGAAAAAGGGGCTGTGGATAACTGTGTGCTACTGACCCGTCCCGAGCGTCTTGAGGTCATTGAGCTGGGACTGCGTTATGGCTGCCAGGTGGAGTTGCTGGCGTCAGGCGGTATGGGCGACAGCATCGCGGCGGCGGTTACCGCTCAGCCCGATCATCGTGGTTGGCTGGTTGTGTTGGGGGATATGCCATTTATCTTGCCCGACACCCTGGTTCGGGTGATTGGCTCGCTGGAAGAAGGGTCCGTCAGTGTGCCGGTCAGCGCTGGAGAATACGGTCATCCCGTAGCATTCGGCCGTCAGTTTTGCCTGCCGTTGATGGCATTGGCGGGCGAGCGGGGCGCAAGACGCTTGTTTCAGGCTGGGCGGGTGCGGGAAGTGCCGGTCGACGACCCCGGCGTGCTGTGGGACGTCGATACACCTGCATCGTTGGTGTTCACGCCTTGA
- the rne gene encoding ribonuclease E, whose protein sequence is MKRMLINATQPEELRVALVDGQRLYDLDIESGAREQKKANIYKGRITRIEPSLEAAFVDFGSERHGFLPLKEISREYFKKAPEGRVNIKDVLTEGQEVIVQVEKEERGNKGAALTTFISLAGRYLVLMPNNPRAGGISRRIEGEERNELREALNGLIAPADMGLIVRTAGLGRSSEEMQWDLDYLLQLWTAIKEASLDRSAPFLIYQESNVIIRAIRDYLRQDIGEVLIDSVEAQEEALTFIRQVMPQYASKIKLYEDSVPLFNRFQIESQIETAFQRVVELPSGGSIVIDPTEALVSIDINSARATKGSDIEETALQTNLEAAEEIARQLRLRDIGGLIVIDFIDMTPAKNQRAVEEKVRESLEQDRARVQVGRISRFGLLEMSRQRLRPSLGESSGIVCPRCNGTGIIRDVESLSLAILRLIEEEALKDRTAEVRAQVPIPVAAFLLNEKRNSITKIELRTRARIVILPNDHLETPHFEVQRLRDDSPEAHTNQSSYEIAAAAAEVEEVPPAPAATRTLVRQEAAVKTAPPRANAPMPVEAVAVAPTPAPVAHEPSLFKGLVKSLVSLFATKEEPAAPVVVEKPAAAERPARTEERRNGRQQSRSRTGRRDEERKPREERAPREAREERAPREERAPREERAPREVREVREETTAPREERAPRPPREERAPRAPREDRKPREERPVRELREPLDAVAPVEVRSEERPERAPREERQPRAPREERQPRAEQAVAVSEEEVLPNEELLQDDNQDDTEGDRPRRRSRGQRRRSNRRERQRDANGNVIEGSEGAEESTTEETTSDLAAGLAVTAAVASSVISAPAEADAHRQAERATAAVEASDAPAVETPVVEAQAADVAPSAAEAAPDVEVQAVVPREEPPAPVEQPAAAQAELFSAPVVEHAASYHKAPVAPVQEEVQANESSALPTEAPAAPAVAEPVIAEPVTPAPEVKAEPAPEAVVEAIAEEAPALPVSSTGRAPNDPREVRRRKREAERLLKEAEEAAANAPQVVAVEPAPVVAEIESTQHVESTEQVPVIDENLRSIEDVVKQHPEVLEESKEPKPLA, encoded by the coding sequence ATGAAAAGAATGCTGATTAACGCAACCCAACCCGAAGAGTTGCGTGTTGCACTGGTAGATGGCCAACGCCTCTACGACCTGGACATCGAATCAGGTGCGCGCGAGCAGAAGAAGGCCAACATCTATAAAGGCCGGATTACTCGCATCGAACCAAGCCTCGAGGCTGCCTTTGTCGATTTTGGCTCTGAGCGCCATGGCTTCCTGCCACTCAAAGAAATCTCCCGCGAATACTTCAAGAAAGCACCTGAAGGCCGCGTCAACATCAAGGACGTCCTGACCGAAGGCCAGGAAGTTATCGTTCAGGTCGAAAAAGAAGAACGTGGCAACAAGGGCGCAGCCCTGACCACCTTCATCAGCCTGGCCGGTCGTTACCTGGTGCTGATGCCGAACAACCCGCGTGCCGGCGGCATTTCGCGCCGCATCGAAGGCGAAGAACGCAATGAATTGCGTGAAGCGCTGAATGGCCTGATCGCTCCGGCCGACATGGGCTTGATCGTGCGCACTGCCGGCCTTGGCCGCAGCAGCGAAGAAATGCAGTGGGACCTCGACTACCTGCTGCAACTCTGGACCGCTATCAAAGAAGCGTCGCTTGATCGTTCCGCGCCGTTCCTGATCTATCAGGAAAGCAACGTCATCATCCGCGCCATCCGCGATTACCTGCGCCAGGACATCGGCGAAGTGCTGATCGACAGCGTTGAAGCTCAGGAAGAAGCCCTGACCTTTATCCGCCAGGTGATGCCGCAGTACGCCAGCAAGATCAAGCTCTACGAAGACAGCGTACCGCTGTTCAACCGTTTCCAGATCGAAAGCCAGATCGAGACCGCTTTCCAGCGGGTCGTCGAATTGCCTTCCGGTGGCTCCATCGTCATCGATCCGACCGAAGCTCTGGTGTCCATCGACATCAACTCGGCGCGCGCCACTAAAGGCAGCGACATCGAAGAAACCGCACTGCAAACCAACCTGGAAGCGGCTGAAGAAATCGCCCGCCAGTTGCGTCTGCGTGATATCGGCGGCCTGATCGTCATCGACTTCATCGACATGACGCCAGCCAAGAACCAGCGCGCCGTGGAAGAGAAAGTCCGCGAAAGCCTGGAACAAGACCGTGCCCGCGTCCAGGTGGGTCGCATCTCGCGTTTCGGCTTGCTGGAAATGTCCCGTCAGCGCCTGCGTCCATCGCTGGGCGAAAGCAGCGGCATCGTTTGCCCTCGTTGCAACGGCACCGGCATCATTCGTGATGTTGAATCGCTGTCGCTGGCAATCCTGCGCCTGATCGAAGAAGAAGCCCTGAAAGATCGCACTGCAGAAGTTCGCGCTCAGGTGCCAATCCCGGTGGCGGCGTTCCTGCTCAACGAAAAACGCAACTCGATCACCAAGATCGAACTGCGTACTCGTGCTCGCATCGTCATCCTGCCGAACGATCACCTCGAAACGCCGCACTTCGAAGTGCAGCGTCTGCGTGATGACAGCCCGGAAGCCCACACCAACCAGTCCAGCTACGAAATCGCTGCGGCTGCCGCTGAAGTGGAAGAAGTGCCGCCAGCCCCGGCCGCGACCCGCACCCTGGTTCGCCAGGAAGCTGCAGTCAAAACCGCTCCGCCGCGCGCCAACGCGCCGATGCCGGTTGAAGCCGTTGCCGTTGCACCGACACCTGCTCCCGTTGCTCACGAACCAAGCCTGTTCAAAGGTCTGGTGAAGTCGCTGGTCAGCCTGTTCGCCACCAAGGAAGAGCCTGCAGCACCGGTCGTGGTCGAAAAACCAGCCGCTGCTGAACGTCCTGCTCGCACCGAAGAGCGCCGTAACGGTCGTCAGCAGAGCCGCAGCCGCACTGGCCGCCGCGATGAAGAACGCAAACCACGCGAAGAACGCGCCCCTCGCGAGGCCCGTGAAGAACGCGCACCGCGCGAAGAGCGTGCCCCTCGTGAAGAACGTGCGCCACGTGAAGTGCGTGAAGTGCGCGAAGAGACTACAGCCCCTCGCGAAGAGCGCGCACCTCGCCCGCCTCGTGAAGAACGCGCTCCACGTGCGCCACGTGAAGATCGCAAGCCACGCGAAGAGCGTCCGGTCCGCGAACTGCGCGAGCCTCTGGATGCTGTTGCTCCAGTTGAAGTCCGTAGCGAAGAGCGTCCTGAGCGCGCACCGCGTGAAGAACGCCAACCGCGTGCACCGCGTGAAGAGCGTCAGCCACGTGCCGAACAGGCCGTAGCTGTCAGCGAAGAAGAAGTGCTGCCTAACGAAGAGCTGTTGCAGGATGACAATCAGGATGACACCGAAGGTGATCGCCCTCGTCGTCGTTCACGTGGTCAGCGTCGTCGAAGCAACCGTCGCGAGCGTCAACGTGATGCCAACGGCAATGTGATCGAAGGTTCGGAAGGCGCTGAAGAAAGCACCACCGAAGAAACCACCTCCGATCTGGCTGCCGGTCTGGCAGTCACTGCCGCCGTTGCCAGCAGCGTGATCAGCGCACCGGCCGAAGCCGATGCACACCGTCAGGCTGAACGCGCCACTGCCGCAGTAGAAGCAAGCGATGCGCCAGCCGTCGAGACCCCAGTGGTTGAAGCGCAGGCCGCAGACGTTGCACCGAGCGCAGCAGAAGCCGCTCCGGACGTTGAAGTCCAGGCTGTAGTACCACGCGAAGAGCCCCCAGCACCGGTTGAACAACCAGCAGCCGCTCAGGCTGAACTGTTCAGCGCACCGGTCGTCGAGCACGCAGCGTCGTACCACAAAGCACCCGTAGCGCCTGTTCAGGAAGAGGTTCAGGCAAATGAATCGTCAGCACTGCCGACCGAAGCACCTGCTGCGCCGGCCGTCGCTGAACCTGTCATCGCCGAACCCGTGACGCCTGCTCCGGAAGTCAAAGCCGAACCAGCACCTGAAGCAGTGGTTGAAGCCATCGCTGAAGAAGCCCCGGCTCTTCCAGTCAGCAGCACTGGCCGTGCGCCGAACGATCCTCGCGAAGTGCGTCGTCGCAAGCGTGAAGCCGAGCGTCTGCTGAAAGAAGCTGAAGAAGCAGCTGCCAACGCTCCACAGGTTGTCGCTGTAGAACCGGCTCCAGTCGTTGCTGAAATCGAATCGACCCAGCACGTTGAAAGCACCGAACAAGTGCCGGTCATCGATGAGAACCTGCGTTCGATTGAAGACGTTGTGAAGCAGCACCCTGAAGTACTGGAAGAAAGCAAAGAGCCTAAACCGCTCGCTTAA
- the fabG gene encoding 3-oxoacyl-ACP reductase FabG yields MNLQGKVALVTGASRGIGQAIALELGRNGATVVGTATSESGAERISATFKENGIEGFGLALDVCSDASVSATLALIQERVGAPLILVNNAGITRDNLMMRMKDDEWHDVVDTNLNSLFRLSKGVLRGMTKARWGRIISIGSVVGAMGNAGQVNYAAAKAGLEGFSRALAREVGSRAVTVNAVAPGFIDTDMTRELPEAQRDALITQIPLGRLGQAQEIAHVVAFLASEGAAYVTGATIPVNGGMYMS; encoded by the coding sequence ATGAACCTGCAAGGTAAAGTTGCACTGGTCACCGGTGCGAGCCGCGGTATTGGCCAAGCCATTGCTCTTGAGTTGGGACGTAACGGTGCGACCGTGGTCGGGACGGCAACGTCCGAGTCCGGCGCCGAGCGTATCAGTGCGACCTTCAAGGAAAACGGCATTGAAGGCTTCGGGCTGGCGCTCGATGTCTGCAGCGATGCGTCGGTCAGTGCGACACTGGCATTGATTCAGGAGCGCGTTGGCGCCCCGTTGATTCTGGTCAACAACGCTGGTATCACCCGTGACAACCTGATGATGCGAATGAAAGATGACGAATGGCATGACGTTGTCGACACCAACCTGAACAGTCTATTTCGGCTGTCCAAGGGTGTTTTGCGTGGCATGACCAAGGCTCGTTGGGGTCGAATTATCAGTATTGGTTCGGTAGTGGGTGCCATGGGCAACGCAGGCCAAGTAAACTATGCGGCTGCGAAAGCTGGTCTGGAAGGTTTCAGCCGGGCCCTGGCCCGTGAAGTCGGTTCGCGTGCGGTCACCGTGAACGCGGTTGCGCCTGGTTTTATCGATACTGATATGACTCGCGAGCTGCCAGAAGCGCAACGTGACGCATTGATTACCCAGATTCCTTTGGGACGTTTGGGGCAGGCGCAAGAGATCGCACACGTGGTCGCTTTTCTTGCATCTGAAGGTGCGGCCTACGTTACCGGGGCTACAATCCCGGTGAATGGCGGCATGTACATGAGTTGA
- the fabD gene encoding ACP S-malonyltransferase: protein MSASLAFVFPGQGSQSLGMLAEQGAQHKLILETFSEASEALGYDLWALTQQGPEEQLNQTDKTQPAILTASVALWRLWLSESALRPAYVAGHSLGEYSALVAAGSLTLSDAVKLVERRGQLMQQAVPAGQGGMAAILGLDDADVLAACAEAAQGDVVSAVNFNSPGQVVIAGSAAAVERAIEACKARGAKRALPLPVSVPSHCELMRPAAERFAESIAAIAWQTPQIKLVQNVSASSVADLDTLKRDLLEQLYKPVRWVESIQFLAAHGATRLVECGPGKVLAGLNKRCAEGVTTYNLNTPDAFAATRAALA from the coding sequence ATGTCTGCATCCCTCGCATTCGTCTTTCCGGGTCAAGGATCGCAGTCCCTCGGCATGCTCGCCGAGCAGGGCGCTCAGCACAAACTGATCCTCGAGACCTTCAGTGAAGCTTCCGAAGCCTTGGGTTACGACCTCTGGGCGCTGACCCAGCAAGGGCCGGAAGAACAACTCAATCAAACCGATAAAACCCAGCCTGCGATCCTGACAGCCTCTGTGGCGCTGTGGCGCCTGTGGTTGTCTGAAAGCGCTTTGCGCCCTGCGTATGTCGCCGGGCACAGCCTGGGTGAATACAGCGCGCTGGTAGCGGCAGGCAGCCTGACCTTGAGCGATGCGGTCAAGTTGGTGGAGCGTCGGGGTCAGTTGATGCAACAGGCTGTGCCTGCGGGCCAGGGCGGTATGGCTGCCATTCTGGGGCTGGACGATGCCGATGTGCTGGCGGCGTGCGCCGAGGCTGCCCAGGGCGATGTCGTCAGCGCGGTGAATTTCAATTCGCCGGGCCAGGTCGTGATCGCCGGTTCTGCCGCCGCTGTCGAACGTGCCATTGAGGCCTGCAAGGCCCGTGGCGCCAAGCGTGCATTGCCACTGCCTGTGAGTGTGCCGTCGCATTGCGAATTGATGCGTCCGGCCGCTGAGCGCTTCGCCGAATCCATCGCGGCGATTGCCTGGCAGACACCGCAGATCAAGCTGGTACAGAATGTCAGCGCGTCATCGGTGGCCGACCTCGATACCCTCAAGCGCGATCTGTTGGAACAATTGTACAAACCTGTGCGTTGGGTCGAATCTATCCAGTTCCTGGCAGCCCATGGCGCGACCCGGTTGGTCGAGTGCGGGCCGGGAAAAGTGTTGGCGGGTTTGAATAAGCGCTGCGCCGAAGGTGTGACAACCTACAACCTCAATACCCCAGACGCCTTCGCCGCCACCCGTGCGGCATTGGCCTGA
- the sppA gene encoding signal peptide peptidase SppA: MSDEWKGSKAEVEGGSSDDKSWKLLEKTLLAGVQEQRRSRRWGIFFKLLTFAYLIGALMLFTPLMDVEKGVSRGKNHTALIEVRGMIADKETASADNIVGSLRTAFEDSKTKGVILRINSPGGSPVQSGYIYDEIRRLRAEKPDIKVYAVITDLGASGAYYIASAADQIYADKASLVGSIGVTAAGFGFVGIMDKLGVDRRTYTSGEHKAFLDPFQPQKADETQFWQGVLDTTHRQFIASVKQGRGDRLKDKDHPELFSGLVWTGEQAQQLGLVDGLGSASYVAREIIGEKEIVDYTIEESSFDRFSKKLGVSMANQIAMWMGFQGPSLR; encoded by the coding sequence ATGTCGGACGAATGGAAAGGCAGCAAGGCTGAAGTCGAGGGCGGTAGTTCCGACGACAAAAGCTGGAAACTGCTGGAAAAGACCTTGTTGGCCGGTGTGCAAGAGCAGCGCCGCTCACGACGCTGGGGCATTTTCTTCAAGCTGCTGACATTCGCTTATCTCATTGGTGCGTTGATGTTGTTTACGCCGCTGATGGATGTCGAAAAAGGTGTTTCTCGCGGGAAGAACCATACTGCGTTGATTGAAGTGCGGGGGATGATCGCGGACAAGGAAACGGCCAGCGCCGATAACATCGTTGGCAGTCTGCGTACGGCATTCGAGGATTCGAAGACCAAGGGCGTGATCCTGCGTATCAACAGTCCAGGCGGCAGCCCGGTACAGTCCGGCTACATCTATGACGAAATACGTCGGCTGCGCGCCGAGAAGCCGGATATCAAGGTTTATGCGGTCATCACCGATCTCGGCGCTTCGGGTGCTTATTACATTGCCAGTGCCGCCGACCAGATTTATGCCGACAAGGCGAGTCTCGTGGGTTCCATTGGGGTGACGGCGGCCGGCTTCGGTTTCGTCGGGATCATGGACAAGCTGGGCGTTGATCGTCGTACCTACACGTCGGGCGAGCACAAGGCGTTCCTTGATCCGTTCCAGCCACAGAAGGCTGATGAAACTCAATTCTGGCAAGGCGTGCTGGACACCACTCATCGCCAGTTCATCGCCAGCGTCAAGCAGGGTCGCGGTGATCGCCTGAAGGACAAGGACCATCCCGAGTTGTTCTCCGGGTTGGTGTGGACCGGTGAGCAGGCGCAACAGCTAGGCCTGGTTGATGGTCTCGGCAGTGCCAGCTATGTGGCGCGTGAGATCATCGGTGAGAAGGAAATAGTCGATTACACCATCGAAGAGTCATCGTTTGATCGCTTCTCCAAGAAGCTGGGTGTCAGCATGGCTAACCAGATAGCGATGTGGATGGGCTTCCAGGGGCCGTCGTTGCGTTAA
- a CDS encoding YceD family protein — MLNDPIPPHVDPRKLADRGTTLQGEVLLADLERLCDPLSDNLGTVQAKFIFERDERRSVVIHSSIDAEVKMVCQRCLELVTLPIHSECSYAVVKEGANTQSLPKGYDVLELGEDPLDLLALIEEELLLALPIVPAHHPEECQQPADLNESEPSVDEVTRSNPFSVLAQLKRDPNV, encoded by the coding sequence ATGTTGAATGACCCGATTCCACCTCACGTTGACCCGCGCAAATTAGCTGATCGTGGCACTACTCTTCAGGGAGAAGTACTGCTGGCTGATTTGGAGAGACTCTGCGACCCGCTTTCCGATAACCTCGGTACGGTGCAGGCTAAATTCATTTTTGAGCGAGACGAGCGCAGATCTGTGGTCATCCACAGTTCCATCGACGCCGAGGTCAAAATGGTTTGCCAGCGTTGTCTTGAGCTGGTCACCCTGCCGATCCACAGCGAATGCAGTTACGCTGTGGTGAAAGAGGGTGCGAATACCCAGTCGTTACCGAAAGGTTATGACGTGCTGGAACTGGGCGAAGATCCATTGGATCTGCTGGCATTGATCGAGGAGGAGCTGTTGCTCGCCTTGCCCATTGTGCCTGCTCATCATCCGGAAGAATGCCAGCAGCCGGCGGACCTTAACGAGTCCGAGCCGAGCGTGGACGAGGTAACGCGGTCCAACCCGTTCAGTGTATTGGCGCAGTTAAAGCGTGACCCAAACGTTTAG
- the rpmF gene encoding 50S ribosomal protein L32, which translates to MAVQQNKKSRSARDMRRSHDALVASTLSVEKTTGEIHLRHHVSPEGVYRGRKVIDKGADE; encoded by the coding sequence ATGGCTGTTCAGCAGAACAAAAAATCCCGCTCTGCCCGTGACATGCGTCGTTCGCACGACGCTCTTGTGGCAAGCACTCTGTCTGTAGAAAAAACCACAGGTGAAATTCACCTGCGTCACCACGTATCGCCGGAAGGTGTTTATCGTGGTCGCAAAGTGATCGACAAGGGCGCTGACGAGTAA
- a CDS encoding nucleoside triphosphate pyrophosphatase — MPPLLLASSSPYRRELLARLRLPFTCCSPDIDESRRPEEPAIELVQRLAREKALALADSHPDHLIIGSDQVAVLNGQILGKPHTFERALEQLSAARGASVTFLTGLALLNSRTGHCQVDCVPFTVHMRDLDQASLERYLRAEQPYDCAGSFKAEGLGVSLFRSTEGSDATSLIGLPLIRLIDMLLMEGIAIP; from the coding sequence ATGCCACCCCTGCTACTCGCATCGAGCTCGCCCTACCGCCGTGAATTACTGGCTCGCCTGCGCCTGCCGTTCACCTGCTGCTCACCTGATATCGATGAAAGCCGCCGACCTGAAGAGCCCGCGATCGAACTGGTTCAGCGCCTGGCTCGAGAAAAGGCGCTGGCGCTTGCCGACAGCCACCCAGACCACCTAATCATAGGCTCGGATCAGGTCGCGGTCCTCAACGGCCAGATTCTAGGCAAACCCCACACATTCGAACGCGCCCTGGAGCAGCTGTCAGCAGCCCGCGGCGCCAGCGTGACGTTTCTGACCGGCCTGGCACTGCTCAACAGCCGTACAGGCCACTGCCAGGTCGATTGCGTGCCGTTCACCGTCCACATGCGCGATCTGGATCAGGCCAGCCTTGAGCGCTATCTGCGCGCCGAGCAGCCCTACGATTGCGCAGGAAGCTTCAAGGCCGAAGGGTTGGGTGTAAGCCTGTTTCGCAGCACCGAAGGCAGCGACGCTACCAGCCTGATCGGCCTGCCCTTGATTCGCCTGATCGACATGCTACTGATGGAAGGGATCGCGATTCCTTAA